Proteins encoded by one window of Shewanella avicenniae:
- a CDS encoding DmsE family decaheme c-type cytochrome: protein MKTKQKLRSVLNTVVLTAVMSLSLSQIAHAAKWDEKMKPAEVEAALDKKFEEGNYSPKGADTCLMCHKRNEKVMAIFQGVHGAITSSKSPMAGLQCEACHGPQGKHKGANEPMITFGKDSTLPAEKQNSVCMSCHQDDKRMNWESSHHAGADLACASCHSIHAANDPILSKETETEVCTSCHTKQKADMNKRSSHPLKWNQMTCTDCHNPHGTNADADLVKPTINETCYSCHAEKRGPKLWEHAPVTDNCANCHNPHGTTNDAMLKIRAPQLCQQCHAGEGHTGAAYLGNTSVGGMVNGSAFTGGQSCMNCHSQVHGSNHPSGKLLQR from the coding sequence ATGAAAACAAAACAAAAATTACGCTCTGTACTGAACACTGTGGTGCTCACCGCAGTGATGTCACTGAGCCTGTCGCAAATCGCACACGCGGCGAAATGGGACGAAAAAATGAAGCCTGCTGAAGTAGAAGCAGCGCTCGACAAAAAGTTTGAAGAAGGTAACTACTCACCTAAAGGTGCAGATACCTGTTTGATGTGCCATAAGCGTAATGAAAAAGTGATGGCTATTTTCCAAGGCGTTCACGGTGCAATTACCTCCAGTAAAAGCCCAATGGCGGGTTTGCAATGTGAAGCTTGCCACGGCCCACAAGGTAAACACAAAGGCGCTAATGAGCCGATGATCACCTTTGGTAAAGATTCAACGCTACCTGCTGAAAAGCAAAATTCCGTGTGTATGAGCTGTCACCAAGATGATAAGCGCATGAACTGGGAAAGCAGCCACCACGCGGGTGCTGATCTAGCTTGTGCGTCTTGTCACTCCATTCACGCTGCAAATGACCCAATTCTGTCAAAAGAAACTGAAACTGAAGTGTGTACGAGCTGCCATACCAAGCAAAAAGCAGACATGAATAAACGTTCTTCACATCCGCTGAAATGGAACCAAATGACCTGTACTGATTGCCATAATCCACATGGCACCAATGCAGACGCTGATTTGGTAAAGCCAACCATCAATGAAACCTGCTACAGCTGTCACGCTGAAAAACGTGGTCCAAAATTGTGGGAACACGCGCCAGTAACAGATAATTGCGCCAACTGCCACAACCCACATGGCACCACAAACGATGCCATGCTGAAAATCCGCGCGCCACAACTGTGTCAACAATGTCACGCTGGCGAAGGCCATACCGGTGCAGCTTATTTGGGTAACACCAGTGTCGGTGGCATGGTCAATGGTTCAGCCTTTACTGGTGGCCAGAGCTGTATGAACTGTCATAGTCAGGTTCACGGTTCTAATCATCCATCAGGCAAGCTGCTGCAGCGCTAA
- a CDS encoding OmcA/MtrC family decaheme c-type cytochrome translates to MMNALKSKYARWFATSALSLALAGCGGSDGTDGADGNAGNPGGAPAMTIDSMNVTFYEESITDGVASVRFLVTNQDDEAIVGLQQIRFYALQLAPKGALGVGDASAWQYLVDETCTVSGSCPGTFEDKKNGVYTYTFATKLTDTAATRATFNPELAQRFMLRLYSSPLPDGTAVPNTNALVDFTTDGNTPSYSRKIVATESCNNCHGDVSTAQHHGGYNDVNFCASCHTLGRVSEGKQFSMLIHDVHFNTTDAGEIEPAFESDALKSCNSCHTNAGDATPDWNNWAQVPTAQACGSCHNDIDFATGVGHTVQQDNSSCVACHTAEWTEEVHSEAITHKRAVIDTRGMQVSVTGHDDNTATISINLLDGEGNVLDLAAELPKIKRLETITNVGPNFPVMGYLPSPGTGAAHLSQDFVSNNVLQDGITIDGNTLSFVTPALPFGAGDTDTAFTFVGLEMCSAADQVVNCAADSATTSMKAALAFGTKSGAAPSHRHTDSVNYGACQQCHGDTFSLHKGYHAGFVMSEQLARNNVVGLDGCVACHTPDGTYSGGAMRGAFEMKLHVVHNEVGVITECTQCHSSFNLDAFDKKGALATSAGAYTTPVTAVCTSCHTLGSEGLHSQQTLESYGAVVNGDYNAANQAAQSETCFYCHKPTAADHTQVNM, encoded by the coding sequence ATGATGAACGCACTAAAATCAAAATATGCAAGATGGTTCGCTACCAGCGCTCTGTCACTTGCGTTAGCCGGTTGCGGCGGCAGTGATGGTACTGATGGCGCCGACGGCAACGCAGGCAACCCAGGCGGCGCCCCCGCGATGACGATCGACAGTATGAATGTCACCTTCTATGAAGAATCCATCACCGATGGTGTCGCCAGCGTCCGCTTCTTGGTAACGAACCAAGACGACGAAGCCATTGTAGGTCTGCAACAAATTCGTTTTTACGCGCTGCAATTGGCGCCGAAAGGTGCTTTAGGTGTCGGCGATGCTTCAGCATGGCAGTATCTGGTTGATGAAACCTGTACCGTAAGCGGTAGCTGCCCAGGCACCTTTGAAGATAAGAAAAACGGGGTTTACACCTATACGTTTGCCACTAAACTGACCGACACTGCAGCAACCCGCGCCACGTTCAATCCTGAACTGGCACAACGCTTTATGCTGCGTCTGTACAGTTCGCCACTGCCGGATGGCACTGCAGTACCTAACACAAACGCGTTAGTCGACTTCACCACTGATGGCAACACTCCAAGCTACTCACGCAAAATTGTTGCGACAGAAAGCTGTAACAACTGTCACGGTGATGTCAGTACTGCGCAACACCACGGTGGCTATAACGATGTAAACTTCTGCGCTAGCTGCCACACACTAGGTCGTGTAAGTGAAGGCAAGCAATTCAGCATGTTGATTCACGATGTGCATTTCAACACCACCGATGCTGGCGAAATCGAACCCGCATTTGAAAGTGATGCGCTGAAATCTTGTAACAGTTGCCACACCAATGCCGGTGACGCAACACCTGATTGGAACAACTGGGCGCAAGTACCAACGGCTCAAGCCTGTGGTAGCTGCCATAACGATATCGACTTCGCCACTGGCGTTGGCCATACCGTACAACAAGACAACTCAAGCTGCGTAGCTTGTCACACTGCAGAGTGGACGGAAGAAGTTCACAGTGAAGCTATCACCCATAAGCGTGCGGTGATTGATACTCGCGGTATGCAAGTCAGCGTGACCGGCCATGACGACAACACTGCCACTATCAGCATTAATCTGCTGGACGGTGAAGGAAATGTGCTGGATTTGGCCGCTGAATTGCCAAAAATTAAGCGTCTTGAAACCATCACTAACGTGGGACCTAACTTCCCAGTAATGGGTTACTTACCTAGTCCAGGTACAGGTGCGGCTCACCTTTCGCAAGACTTTGTCTCCAACAACGTACTGCAAGACGGCATCACCATTGACGGTAACACTCTGAGCTTTGTTACCCCAGCGTTGCCATTTGGCGCAGGTGATACTGATACAGCCTTTACCTTCGTTGGTTTAGAAATGTGCTCCGCGGCAGATCAAGTGGTTAACTGCGCGGCCGATTCTGCAACCACCAGCATGAAAGCGGCGCTTGCGTTCGGCACTAAATCAGGTGCAGCACCATCACACCGCCATACCGATTCAGTGAATTACGGTGCGTGTCAACAATGTCACGGTGACACCTTCTCACTGCACAAGGGCTATCACGCTGGTTTTGTGATGAGCGAGCAATTGGCACGTAATAACGTGGTTGGCTTAGATGGCTGTGTGGCTTGTCATACGCCAGACGGCACTTACTCTGGCGGCGCAATGCGTGGCGCGTTTGAAATGAAACTGCACGTTGTTCACAACGAAGTGGGCGTCATCACCGAATGTACCCAATGCCACAGTTCATTCAATCTTGATGCATTTGACAAGAAAGGTGCGTTGGCGACTTCAGCGGGTGCTTATACCACACCGGTGACCGCAGTATGTACTTCTTGCCACACATTAGGGTCTGAAGGACTGCACAGCCAACAAACCTTGGAAAGTTATGGTGCAGTAGTTAATGGTGACTACAACGCTGCTAACCAAGCAGCACAGTCAGAAACCTGTTTCTACTGTCATAAACCAACTGCTGCAGATCATACCCAAGTGAATATGTAA
- a CDS encoding OmcA/MtrC family decaheme c-type cytochrome: MMKRFKFNIASKALLGAGILTLTLAGCGSDGEDGQDGISGEPGLTTISLDQATTLKATVSEATVSEGTVTVKFSLANANGVAVTGLTNANDIRFGIAQLTHVEDAATDDSANGFDHGYQWLSYINSERAPSNPPADVAGLNPHTMFQANVEAASACATCLVDQGNGQYSYTFQQNIANVTAPVAVAYDANDTQRVSIELRATSSLVVNAHYDWQPSSGQTAGIQTRDVVSIDACYTCHQPDSLKLHGGRRLDIENCVVCHTSTSGDPESGNSIDFTYMIHAIHRGEERHTYDADGNQVAEPYKIVGYGGSVHDYANVAFPRNPAADCSVCHVEGNSAPADAALFTAEKSNTACIACHSEKPSSHHSSTDCMSCHNADAPYSGTGSAVKRHGDVLKAYAEAQALSVAVSNIAATEDGHISFNVQVLDKDGNPVEQSMVSQSSRMVVAWDVDKDFPAYADASYSQRRIALSAGTYDEATRTYTLTGSSFTLPADAQGKTFEIWSTLQACFNNGGYGVTDIALTACDDTTRAIYIQQSPYQFVWGESAPDLTASVAERRNIIDGAKCQGCHGEVIHHYTNDVNCGTCHTPDKTLSNDSSYPGGRKPTSFAFKAHHREGHELNYYGMQSGTVVKADCMTCHTNDGIQLGRATDRVWRFGDLTDGHDIWVSSDAGACLSCHQPYLTEAARSHIETNGGIIDGASIDDVKQRAAETCKTCHSVSQLLEVHGN, encoded by the coding sequence ATGATGAAACGGTTTAAGTTCAATATCGCTAGCAAAGCGTTGTTGGGAGCCGGAATACTGACTCTCACCCTTGCTGGTTGCGGAAGCGATGGCGAGGATGGTCAAGATGGTATCAGTGGTGAACCAGGATTAACGACCATTAGTCTTGATCAGGCAACCACCCTCAAGGCCACAGTTTCTGAGGCAACGGTTAGCGAAGGTACCGTAACGGTTAAATTCTCACTCGCAAACGCCAACGGTGTTGCGGTGACAGGCCTAACCAATGCCAATGACATCCGCTTTGGTATTGCGCAACTGACCCATGTTGAAGATGCAGCAACTGATGATTCAGCAAATGGCTTCGACCATGGCTATCAATGGTTGTCATATATCAATAGCGAGCGCGCACCAAGCAACCCGCCAGCCGATGTTGCAGGATTAAACCCGCACACCATGTTCCAAGCTAACGTTGAAGCCGCATCAGCATGTGCGACCTGTTTAGTTGATCAAGGTAACGGCCAATACAGCTACACCTTCCAACAAAATATTGCCAATGTTACTGCTCCCGTTGCCGTGGCATATGATGCCAACGACACGCAACGTGTGTCGATTGAACTGCGTGCAACAAGTTCATTAGTGGTTAACGCACACTACGACTGGCAGCCATCCAGCGGCCAAACTGCCGGTATTCAAACACGCGATGTAGTATCTATCGACGCCTGTTACACCTGTCACCAGCCAGACAGTTTAAAACTGCATGGCGGTCGTCGTCTGGATATCGAAAACTGTGTGGTTTGCCATACCTCAACTTCTGGTGATCCAGAATCAGGTAATAGCATCGACTTCACTTACATGATCCACGCTATTCATCGCGGTGAAGAACGCCACACTTATGATGCTGACGGCAATCAAGTGGCTGAACCCTACAAAATTGTCGGCTATGGCGGCAGCGTACATGACTACGCCAATGTTGCTTTCCCGCGGAATCCAGCAGCGGACTGTTCCGTGTGTCACGTTGAAGGCAACAGTGCGCCAGCAGATGCGGCCTTGTTTACAGCAGAGAAAAGCAATACTGCCTGTATCGCTTGTCACTCAGAAAAGCCATCTTCACACCACAGCAGCACCGACTGTATGTCTTGCCACAACGCTGATGCACCTTATAGCGGCACAGGTAGCGCAGTTAAGCGTCACGGTGATGTATTGAAAGCCTATGCTGAAGCACAAGCATTAAGCGTAGCGGTTTCAAATATTGCAGCGACCGAAGACGGCCACATTAGCTTCAACGTTCAAGTGTTGGACAAAGACGGCAATCCAGTTGAGCAAAGCATGGTCAGCCAATCAAGCCGTATGGTTGTAGCATGGGATGTCGATAAAGACTTCCCAGCTTATGCAGATGCATCTTACAGCCAACGCCGTATCGCGCTGAGTGCTGGCACCTATGACGAAGCGACTCGTACATATACATTGACTGGCTCTAGCTTCACCCTGCCAGCGGATGCTCAAGGTAAGACCTTCGAAATCTGGTCAACCCTGCAAGCCTGTTTCAATAATGGCGGTTATGGGGTTACCGATATCGCGCTAACAGCCTGTGACGACACGACCCGTGCGATTTATATCCAACAAAGCCCATATCAGTTTGTGTGGGGTGAATCAGCACCCGATTTGACCGCAAGCGTTGCTGAACGTCGCAACATCATCGATGGCGCCAAATGCCAAGGCTGTCACGGCGAAGTGATTCATCACTACACCAACGATGTGAACTGTGGTACTTGCCATACACCAGATAAAACTCTGAGCAACGACAGTAGCTATCCAGGTGGCCGCAAACCAACCAGCTTCGCCTTTAAAGCGCACCATCGCGAAGGTCACGAGCTGAACTACTACGGTATGCAATCAGGCACTGTGGTCAAAGCAGACTGTATGACTTGTCACACTAACGACGGTATTCAATTGGGCCGCGCGACTGACCGCGTATGGCGCTTTGGTGATTTGACTGACGGCCATGATATCTGGGTTTCTTCAGATGCTGGTGCCTGTTTATCTTGCCACCAACCATACCTGACAGAAGCAGCTCGCAGCCACATTGAAACCAATGGTGGCATCATCGATGGCGCTAGCATTGATGATGTTAAACAACGTGCAGCAGAAACGTGCAAAACCTGTCACAGCGTTTCGCAACTGCTTGAAGTACACGGTAACTAA
- a CDS encoding FeoA family protein, with amino-acid sequence MKLNELKPGDRAIICDVGQLDLPSSVKRKLLSLGITPNTRFSLIRRAPLGSGLELDIRGSKLCVRQELAKIIDVERTND; translated from the coding sequence ATGAAGTTAAATGAATTGAAGCCAGGCGATCGCGCCATTATCTGTGATGTTGGCCAATTAGATCTTCCCTCATCTGTTAAGCGCAAATTGCTGTCACTCGGAATCACACCCAATACTCGATTTTCGCTTATTCGCAGAGCGCCGTTAGGCAGTGGCCTAGAGCTTGATATTCGTGGCAGTAAACTGTGTGTGCGCCAAGAGTTAGCCAAAATCATCGATGTGGAGAGGACGAATGACTAA
- the feoB gene encoding Fe(2+) transporter permease subunit FeoB, with protein MTKQFHCVTVGNPNAGKSTLFNALTGSNQQVGNWAGVTVEKKTGLFTINDTDVYLTDLPGIYDILPAGKDCDCSLDEQIAQQYLANQHTDGIINMVDATNIERHLFLTVQLRELGIPMVVVLNKIDAAAKRGVRIDTEAMADALGCPVIAVTSRDSQDVEKVKALVVRFLEGSVSGDPLLLDYGPEVERSIEQLISNQHAANRGRALAMLANGIGCVSCERGVHDQYVDQCAQALSIKGQDIELVAATTRFNFVEQVFAQAVQQDELPTFSDRLDQVVLHPILGVPIFLGVMYLMFMFAINVGSAFIDFFDIAAGALFVDHLGAWLANIGSPDWLVTLVAGGMGQGIQTVCTFIPVIMALFLALSVLEGSGYMARAAFVVDGLMRRIGLPGKAFVPMIVGFGCSVPAIMATRTLGSQRERIVTGMMAPFMSCGARLPVYALFAAAFFPNSGQNLVFMLYLLGIVAAIGTGFMLRKTILPGNSSAVVMELPTYELPKWRAVASRTGKRTKSFILGAGKTIVIVVTLLNFINAIGTDGSFGHEDSQESLLSVGSQKVTPLFAPMGIQQENWPATVGIITGLFAKEAVVGTLNSLYSTPAAADAELTPLSDSLTEALQTIPQNLLGIAPDDPLSLSVGHVEDLNIAAEEQGVSESTFSALQQGFPSQLSAFCYLLFILLYTPCVAAMGALVNEFGSRWASFAASWTFALAYGSSTVVYQAATFSQHPVTSSCWIGGFGIALAVFYQWLKRKGKQSQEIIPGIKVITGQ; from the coding sequence ATGACTAAGCAGTTTCATTGCGTCACCGTAGGTAATCCTAACGCTGGTAAATCAACCTTATTTAATGCGCTGACCGGCTCAAATCAGCAAGTGGGTAACTGGGCAGGGGTTACGGTTGAAAAGAAAACCGGCCTGTTCACCATAAATGATACCGATGTTTATCTCACCGACTTACCCGGCATTTATGACATCCTGCCTGCGGGTAAAGATTGTGATTGCTCGCTTGATGAGCAAATTGCCCAGCAATATCTCGCCAACCAACACACCGACGGCATCATCAACATGGTGGATGCTACCAATATTGAACGTCACCTGTTTTTGACCGTTCAGTTGCGTGAGTTGGGCATCCCGATGGTGGTAGTGCTCAATAAAATTGATGCGGCGGCGAAACGCGGGGTACGAATCGATACAGAAGCGATGGCTGACGCGCTAGGTTGCCCTGTTATTGCGGTGACTTCTCGCGACAGTCAAGACGTTGAGAAAGTTAAAGCCTTAGTGGTGCGTTTTCTGGAAGGCAGTGTGTCAGGTGACCCATTACTGTTGGATTACGGTCCAGAGGTTGAGCGCAGTATTGAGCAACTGATCTCGAACCAACATGCGGCAAATCGTGGACGCGCATTAGCGATGCTGGCCAATGGCATTGGCTGCGTCAGCTGTGAGCGCGGCGTACATGATCAGTACGTTGATCAATGTGCCCAAGCGTTGTCAATCAAAGGCCAAGATATTGAACTTGTTGCAGCTACCACACGCTTTAACTTTGTGGAGCAAGTGTTTGCTCAAGCAGTACAGCAAGACGAATTACCAACATTCAGTGACCGACTAGACCAAGTGGTACTGCATCCGATTTTAGGGGTGCCGATTTTCCTGGGTGTCATGTACCTGATGTTTATGTTTGCCATTAACGTTGGCAGCGCCTTTATCGACTTCTTTGATATTGCTGCCGGCGCTTTGTTTGTTGACCACTTAGGTGCTTGGCTTGCAAACATCGGCTCACCCGACTGGCTAGTTACCTTAGTAGCGGGTGGTATGGGGCAAGGTATCCAAACCGTCTGTACCTTCATTCCGGTGATCATGGCGCTGTTTTTAGCCTTATCTGTGTTGGAAGGTTCAGGTTACATGGCGCGCGCCGCGTTTGTGGTCGATGGCCTGATGCGTCGTATTGGCTTGCCGGGTAAAGCCTTTGTGCCGATGATTGTGGGCTTTGGCTGTTCGGTGCCGGCGATTATGGCAACTCGAACCTTGGGCAGTCAGCGCGAACGGATTGTGACCGGCATGATGGCGCCATTTATGTCTTGTGGTGCCCGCTTACCTGTGTATGCGCTGTTCGCAGCGGCATTTTTCCCTAACTCAGGCCAAAACCTAGTATTTATGTTGTATCTGCTGGGAATTGTGGCGGCGATTGGCACCGGCTTTATGCTGCGTAAGACCATTTTGCCGGGCAATAGCAGTGCGGTTGTGATGGAATTGCCCACTTACGAATTGCCTAAATGGCGTGCCGTTGCCTCGCGTACCGGTAAACGTACTAAGAGCTTTATTCTCGGCGCCGGTAAAACCATTGTGATTGTGGTGACCTTGCTGAACTTTATTAACGCGATTGGTACTGATGGCTCATTTGGCCATGAAGATAGTCAAGAATCACTGTTGAGTGTTGGCAGTCAAAAAGTGACGCCGCTATTTGCGCCAATGGGCATTCAGCAGGAAAACTGGCCAGCAACCGTGGGGATTATTACCGGTTTGTTTGCCAAGGAAGCGGTAGTTGGCACGTTGAACAGCCTATATAGCACGCCAGCTGCAGCAGATGCAGAGTTAACGCCTTTGTCTGACAGCCTAACTGAAGCTTTACAGACGATTCCGCAAAACTTACTGGGTATTGCACCGGATGATCCTTTGTCATTGTCAGTAGGGCATGTGGAAGATTTGAACATCGCAGCTGAAGAGCAGGGCGTTAGCGAATCAACCTTTAGCGCGTTGCAACAGGGTTTCCCAAGTCAGCTGTCAGCGTTCTGTTACCTGCTGTTTATTTTGCTGTATACACCATGTGTTGCTGCCATGGGCGCGCTGGTAAACGAGTTTGGCTCGCGCTGGGCGTCATTCGCTGCAAGTTGGACATTTGCACTGGCCTACGGCTCTAGTACTGTGGTTTACCAAGCGGCGACATTTAGCCAACATCCAGTGACGTCATCCTGTTGGATCGGTGGCTTCGGCATCGCATTAGCTGTCTTTTATCAATGGCTAAAGCGTAAAGGCAAACAGTCACAAGAGATCATTCCCGGCATTAAAGTGATTACCGGTCAATAA
- the glnS gene encoding glutamine--tRNA ligase, producing MSQVDTEVRPSNFIRNIIDEDLASGKHTSVHTRFPPEPNGYLHIGHAKSICLNFGIARDYQGQCNLRFDDTNPEKENIDYVNSIKEDVQWLGFKWSGDVHYSSDYFDKLYGYAIELINKGLAYVCFLNGEQTREYRGTLKAPGKNSPYRDTSVAENLALFEKMRAGEFKEGECSLRAKIDMASPFMCMRDPVIYRIKFAHHHQTGDKWCIYPMYDFTHCISDALEDITHSICTLEFQDNRRLYDWVLDHLDDFNKPNRTRQYEFSRLNLEYTLMSKRKLNDLVVRKLVSGWDDPRMPTIAGLRRRGYTPSAMREFCDRIGVTKQDNLIEIGMLEACIRDELNDNAPRAMAVIKPLKLIIENYPEGQLEQLTAPAHPNKEELGERVLPFGREIYIDQADFREEANKQYKRLVLGKEVRLRNAYVIKAERCDKDAEGNVTAVYCSYDPETLGKNPSDGRKVKGVIHWVEQTQAKPAEFRLYDRLFIDANPAAAETVDEVLNPDSLVVEHGFVEPGLVSAESSQAYQFEREGYFCADCKDSTPEALVFNRTVALRDSFA from the coding sequence ATGAGTCAGGTGGACACTGAAGTTCGTCCGAGTAACTTCATTCGCAATATCATTGATGAGGATTTGGCTAGCGGTAAGCACACCAGCGTGCACACCCGTTTTCCGCCAGAGCCAAACGGCTACCTCCATATCGGTCACGCAAAGTCAATTTGCTTGAATTTCGGTATTGCTCGTGACTACCAGGGACAGTGTAACTTACGCTTTGACGATACCAACCCTGAAAAAGAAAACATTGATTACGTCAACTCGATTAAAGAAGACGTTCAGTGGCTCGGCTTCAAATGGAGTGGTGATGTTCACTACTCGTCAGACTATTTTGACAAGCTGTACGGTTATGCCATTGAGTTGATCAACAAGGGCTTAGCCTATGTGTGTTTTCTTAACGGCGAACAAACCCGCGAATATCGTGGCACGCTAAAAGCACCGGGCAAAAACAGCCCATACCGCGACACTAGTGTTGCAGAAAACTTGGCATTGTTTGAAAAAATGCGTGCCGGTGAGTTCAAAGAAGGCGAGTGTTCACTGCGCGCTAAAATCGACATGGCGTCGCCATTCATGTGTATGCGAGACCCAGTGATCTATCGCATCAAGTTTGCCCATCACCACCAAACCGGTGACAAGTGGTGCATCTATCCGATGTACGACTTTACCCACTGTATTTCGGATGCGCTGGAAGATATTACTCACAGTATTTGTACGCTGGAATTCCAAGATAACCGCCGCCTGTATGACTGGGTGTTGGATCATCTGGATGATTTCAACAAACCCAATCGTACCCGTCAGTATGAGTTTTCACGCCTGAATCTTGAATACACACTGATGTCCAAGCGCAAGCTGAATGACTTAGTGGTGCGTAAGTTAGTGAGTGGTTGGGATGACCCACGTATGCCAACCATTGCTGGCCTGCGTCGTCGTGGTTACACCCCATCAGCAATGCGTGAATTTTGTGACCGCATTGGTGTGACCAAACAGGACAATCTTATCGAAATCGGGATGTTGGAAGCCTGTATTCGTGATGAATTGAACGATAATGCGCCACGCGCAATGGCGGTGATTAAACCGCTGAAACTGATTATCGAAAACTACCCAGAAGGTCAATTAGAGCAGTTGACTGCACCGGCACATCCAAACAAAGAAGAGCTAGGTGAACGCGTATTGCCATTTGGCCGTGAAATTTATATCGACCAAGCGGATTTCCGTGAAGAAGCCAACAAGCAATACAAGCGCTTAGTGCTCGGTAAAGAGGTGCGCTTACGTAACGCATATGTGATCAAAGCTGAGCGCTGTGATAAAGACGCTGAAGGTAATGTTACCGCGGTTTATTGCAGCTACGATCCAGAAACCTTGGGCAAAAACCCAAGTGATGGTCGTAAAGTTAAAGGGGTTATTCACTGGGTTGAACAAACTCAAGCCAAGCCGGCGGAATTCCGCTTGTACGATCGCTTGTTTATCGATGCAAACCCAGCTGCCGCTGAAACGGTAGATGAAGTCCTCAATCCAGACTCTTTGGTGGTTGAGCATGGTTTTGTTGAGCCAGGTTTGGTGAGCGCTGAGTCAAGCCAAGCCTATCAGTTTGAGCGTGAAGGTTACTTCTGTGCCGATTGCAAAGATTCAACGCCAGAAGCGCTAGTGTTTAACCGCACTGTGGCACTGCGTGATTCGTTTGCTTAA
- the miaE gene encoding tRNA isopentenyl-2-thiomethyl-A-37 hydroxylase MiaE, producing the protein MYQQLLAPVRAFLGCETPDSWIAEAIKPERLSLLLIDHCNCELKAAQTAMFLIRKYAVDADSGQLLLEWAKPYEEFVYHRDRDVTAFMARDSRKNELAAQLVAKKEFAHGDDLIAKMVRLIKEEFHHFEQVLELMLARQIPYSNLHAGRYAKGLMRHVTTHEPDTLIDKLIIGALIEARSCERFAKLAPHLDDELGRFYVSLLRSEARHYQDYLVLAEAIAGNDISERVAFLVDREAALIQAPDSEFRFHSGVPLSA; encoded by the coding sequence ATGTACCAACAACTGTTAGCGCCCGTGCGCGCATTTCTTGGCTGCGAAACGCCAGATAGCTGGATTGCCGAAGCCATCAAGCCTGAGCGTTTATCCTTGCTACTGATTGATCACTGCAATTGCGAGCTCAAGGCCGCACAAACGGCGATGTTTCTGATCCGTAAATATGCTGTTGATGCCGATAGTGGCCAGTTACTGCTCGAGTGGGCCAAACCTTATGAGGAATTCGTTTATCATCGCGACCGCGATGTTACAGCCTTTATGGCACGCGATAGTCGTAAGAACGAATTAGCCGCGCAGCTTGTTGCAAAGAAAGAGTTTGCTCATGGCGACGATCTCATTGCCAAAATGGTCCGCCTTATCAAAGAGGAGTTTCACCATTTTGAGCAGGTACTGGAGTTGATGCTGGCGCGGCAGATCCCTTATTCAAATCTGCATGCAGGGCGTTATGCCAAAGGTTTGATGCGTCACGTTACCACGCACGAACCTGACACCTTGATTGATAAGTTGATTATTGGCGCCTTAATTGAAGCCCGTTCCTGCGAGCGCTTTGCTAAGTTAGCGCCACATTTAGATGATGAACTGGGGCGGTTTTATGTGTCGTTGCTGCGCTCAGAAGCGCGCCATTATCAAGATTACTTGGTGCTTGCCGAAGCGATAGCTGGGAATGATATTAGCGAGCGAGTGGCGTTTTTAGTGGATCGAGAAGCGGCTTTGATTCAAGCGCCAGATAGTGAATTCCGCTTTCACAGTGGTGTGCCGTTATCGGCGTAA
- a CDS encoding UDP-2,3-diacylglucosamine diphosphatase → MQTLFIGDLHLSADRPDITLAFSQFLDNLAQVDALYILGDLFEVWVGDDLAEPFALAIAEKLRRISQQIPIYFTHGNRDFLLGKRYAKQAGMTLLPEVFTTEIYQQRCVILHGDSLCTLDHDYQKFRRFRNNPLVRLGFKCLTKTKRLKIAAKLRADSKQQNQIKSYEIMDVAPAAVLELMLQQRADLMIHGHTHRPAIHHLAEKQTRAVVGDWYEQGSVLKLTPAGLELQTLPFSN, encoded by the coding sequence ATGCAAACTTTGTTCATCGGCGATCTGCATTTAAGTGCAGATCGTCCCGATATTACCCTCGCCTTCAGCCAGTTTCTCGATAATCTTGCACAGGTAGACGCACTCTATATTTTGGGCGATCTATTTGAAGTGTGGGTTGGCGATGATCTTGCCGAGCCGTTTGCACTGGCTATCGCAGAGAAGTTACGGCGAATCAGCCAACAAATTCCCATCTACTTCACCCACGGCAATCGCGACTTTCTGCTTGGTAAACGCTATGCCAAACAGGCTGGCATGACGCTTCTTCCTGAAGTGTTTACCACCGAAATTTATCAGCAGCGCTGCGTGATTCTGCATGGCGACAGCCTGTGTACCCTCGACCATGACTATCAGAAATTCCGCCGTTTTCGTAACAACCCGCTCGTCCGCTTGGGCTTTAAATGCCTCACGAAAACTAAACGATTAAAGATAGCGGCCAAACTGCGCGCAGATAGCAAGCAACAAAACCAGATTAAAAGCTATGAGATTATGGATGTTGCCCCTGCCGCAGTGCTGGAATTAATGCTGCAACAGCGGGCCGATTTGATGATCCACGGCCACACACATCGCCCTGCGATTCATCATTTAGCCGAGAAGCAAACTCGCGCAGTGGTCGGTGATTGGTATGAACAAGGCAGCGTATTAAAACTCACGCCCGCTGGTCTCGAATTACAAACGCTACCTTTTTCTAACTAA